One genomic region from Euzebya tangerina encodes:
- a CDS encoding MarR family winged helix-turn-helix transcriptional regulator produces MSEVRFDPIAEARRQWAEHGWGDVADGMAAVTSVTRVQAIFQQRIDAGLRDLDLTFARYEILQLLAFSRRGALPLSAIGRRLQVHPTSVTSAVDRLEAQGFVVREPHPEDRRAKLARLTEEGQHVVKLATAILNEEVFADIGLSAEETATLIGLLRTIRLAAGDP; encoded by the coding sequence ATGTCTGAGGTTCGGTTCGACCCGATCGCCGAAGCGCGGCGGCAGTGGGCCGAGCACGGCTGGGGGGACGTGGCCGACGGCATGGCTGCTGTCACGTCGGTTACCCGCGTGCAGGCGATCTTCCAGCAGCGCATCGACGCTGGGTTGCGTGACCTGGACCTGACGTTCGCGCGATACGAGATCCTCCAGCTGCTGGCCTTCTCGCGCCGGGGCGCACTACCGCTGTCGGCAATCGGCCGTCGGCTGCAGGTCCACCCCACGTCGGTCACATCGGCCGTGGATCGCCTGGAAGCGCAGGGGTTCGTCGTCCGCGAGCCACACCCGGAGGATCGACGCGCCAAGCTCGCCAGGCTGACCGAGGAGGGGCAGCACGTCGTCAAGCTCGCCACCGCGATCCTGAACGAGGAGGTCTTCGCCGACATCGGGTTGTCCGCCGAGGAGACGGCGACGCTGATCGGGCTGCTGCGGACCATCCGGTTGGCAGCCGGCGACCCCTGA
- a CDS encoding cell wall-binding repeat-containing protein: MRSERKAAQSHGSGPRRARAAPAVHRLLATGVGALALIAVGAGSAAAAGSAQFNTQQRLDESTVLFVDVLTAGESITVSTSRQTTVRVFDSQGTPGVDDDGPALSTGTVDNLDDDDPMTGPLANPFRYTPTTPGTYRIALDVTAGTTLDRFDITVTPNSTTDPDPTRPRGRTFSYEWQLLSQDAGPPCNLFCESVATDVNLFALAPGHRADGTDNYVWQLDLGTFAGGGYTLSANALGLDPPFSGISAPQSTSTVTPEYPLYLGYPAVAGSRPVEPPTVTDAEFLDDSGPGADATFSPGTDGIQDSGTFNFTTDISGGNYAISVDVDGGGVFGDPGDVLLIGRATPGRNEVPWDGNDAFGTPVPLGTYQARIQVRGGEFHFIASDVETSGGTDDDEAPRTYNPGLTIFAARAFGDFLELRDTNVFWDDLSAGFTGDNVFDATANTPEGARSGNRANPTDGDGDGKPDGFHTWGAFTADSFGDGRNIDTYVYGLVGESSATFRAADDDLPDADGDGLTDAEEGEGDTDGDGVADRRDLDADGDGIPDFTEGTADSDGDGAPDHLDLDSDGDGIPDLVEAGGADSDGDGRVDDQSDAANGNGWDDALEASRLPDPDSDGDRVPDRLDRDSDNDGVPDRVESGYPPSEFDPTAANPSGPLDSDGDGDPDFLDLDSDDDGLPDLIEAGGQDPDNSGRVADFVDPDGDGWDDRIAANPLPDPDSDGDGLPDRIDQDADGDGTPDGEEAGYDAPFQPGDPGNPAAPADSDGDGIPDHLQNENPAPPPPPPPPPAPNQPVTVSRLSGQTPIEQSIALSVLTYDEAPIVVLGRDDVYADSLSGGPLAAALQAPLLLTDPETLVDPLRIELERLRATRAILLGGDDAIRPAVADALLQAGLDVRRIGGRNRFETSLLVAGALGQRHDEAVVVEGENTDPQRGWPDAMAVSGYASATGRPILLVNRDRLPEETARTIQRHDIRRAAVIGGTAAVSDAVAAELAGLLEVGRIAGATRFETSAAVLAASIEDGVVPDTVYVTTGLDWRNTLTAGPVAGDTGGAVAIIDGQGGADTAPRVAELVADRVQLVVVVGDQTSITQREVDEFEALLGDAGADIGP; this comes from the coding sequence ATGAGGAGCGAGCGCAAAGCGGCGCAATCGCACGGATCCGGCCCTCGTCGTGCGCGTGCCGCACCTGCGGTCCACCGCCTGCTGGCCACAGGGGTTGGCGCCCTCGCTCTCATCGCCGTCGGGGCCGGTTCGGCAGCGGCTGCCGGCTCGGCCCAGTTCAACACCCAACAGCGACTGGACGAGTCGACGGTCCTCTTCGTCGACGTGCTGACCGCGGGCGAGAGCATCACCGTCTCCACGTCGCGCCAGACGACCGTCCGGGTCTTCGACTCACAGGGCACACCCGGAGTCGACGACGACGGACCGGCACTGAGCACCGGGACCGTCGACAACCTGGACGACGACGACCCGATGACCGGGCCCCTCGCCAACCCCTTCCGATACACACCCACGACCCCGGGCACGTACCGGATCGCGCTGGACGTGACGGCGGGGACCACCTTGGACCGCTTCGACATCACCGTCACGCCCAACAGCACCACCGACCCGGACCCGACCCGCCCGCGTGGTCGGACCTTCTCCTACGAGTGGCAACTGCTCTCCCAGGACGCCGGTCCCCCGTGCAACCTGTTCTGCGAGTCCGTGGCCACCGACGTGAATCTGTTCGCACTGGCGCCCGGACACCGCGCGGACGGAACCGACAACTACGTCTGGCAGTTGGACCTCGGCACCTTCGCCGGCGGGGGCTACACCCTTTCGGCGAACGCCCTGGGGCTTGATCCACCGTTCTCCGGCATCTCCGCACCGCAGTCCACCTCGACGGTCACCCCCGAGTATCCCCTCTATCTGGGGTACCCCGCCGTCGCCGGTTCCCGGCCGGTCGAGCCGCCGACGGTCACCGATGCCGAGTTCCTGGACGACTCCGGCCCCGGTGCCGACGCCACGTTCTCACCCGGTACCGACGGCATCCAGGACTCGGGCACGTTCAACTTCACAACCGACATCAGCGGTGGCAACTACGCGATCAGCGTCGACGTGGACGGCGGTGGGGTCTTCGGCGACCCCGGTGACGTGCTGCTGATCGGGCGCGCCACCCCGGGCCGGAACGAGGTGCCCTGGGATGGCAACGACGCCTTCGGGACACCGGTCCCCCTGGGCACCTACCAGGCCCGCATCCAGGTGCGAGGTGGCGAGTTCCACTTCATCGCCAGCGATGTGGAGACCTCAGGCGGGACCGACGACGATGAGGCGCCTCGCACCTACAACCCCGGCTTGACGATCTTCGCGGCTCGTGCCTTCGGCGACTTCCTCGAACTCCGCGATACCAACGTCTTCTGGGACGACCTGTCGGCCGGGTTCACCGGCGACAACGTCTTCGACGCCACCGCGAACACCCCCGAAGGTGCGCGGTCGGGCAACCGGGCGAACCCGACGGATGGCGACGGTGACGGCAAGCCGGATGGCTTCCACACCTGGGGGGCGTTCACGGCGGACAGCTTCGGCGATGGCCGCAACATCGACACCTACGTCTACGGGCTGGTCGGTGAGTCGTCTGCCACCTTCCGGGCTGCTGACGACGACCTGCCCGACGCGGACGGTGACGGCCTGACCGATGCCGAGGAGGGCGAGGGGGACACCGACGGCGACGGCGTGGCGGATCGGCGCGACCTGGACGCCGATGGCGACGGCATCCCCGACTTCACCGAGGGGACCGCGGACAGCGACGGCGACGGAGCACCAGACCACCTGGACCTGGACAGCGACGGCGACGGCATCCCCGACCTGGTCGAGGCGGGCGGCGCCGACAGCGACGGTGACGGCCGGGTGGACGACCAGTCCGACGCCGCGAACGGCAACGGCTGGGACGACGCCCTCGAGGCCTCACGTCTTCCCGATCCCGACAGCGACGGCGATCGGGTTCCCGACCGGCTGGACCGGGACTCCGACAACGACGGCGTGCCGGACCGTGTCGAGTCTGGCTACCCCCCGAGTGAGTTCGATCCGACTGCGGCGAACCCGAGCGGGCCACTCGACTCCGACGGCGATGGCGACCCGGACTTCCTCGATCTCGACAGCGACGACGACGGCCTCCCCGACCTGATCGAGGCCGGTGGGCAGGATCCTGACAACAGCGGCCGTGTCGCCGACTTCGTCGACCCGGACGGCGACGGCTGGGACGATCGCATCGCGGCAAACCCCCTGCCGGATCCGGACTCAGACGGGGATGGCCTGCCCGATCGGATCGATCAGGATGCGGATGGCGATGGCACCCCGGACGGTGAGGAGGCCGGCTACGACGCACCGTTCCAGCCCGGTGACCCGGGCAACCCGGCGGCGCCGGCAGACAGCGACGGGGATGGGATACCAGACCACCTGCAGAACGAGAATCCGGCGCCCCCACCACCACCGCCACCACCGCCGGCGCCAAACCAGCCGGTCACGGTGAGCCGTCTCTCGGGGCAGACCCCCATCGAGCAGTCGATCGCCCTCTCGGTCCTGACCTACGACGAGGCACCGATCGTGGTCCTCGGCCGTGATGACGTCTACGCCGACAGCCTCTCGGGCGGCCCGCTCGCCGCAGCCCTGCAGGCCCCCCTGCTGCTGACCGACCCCGAGACGCTGGTGGACCCCCTCCGCATCGAGCTCGAGCGGCTGAGGGCGACGCGGGCGATCCTGCTCGGCGGCGATGACGCCATCCGACCGGCCGTGGCCGATGCGCTCCTCCAGGCCGGACTCGACGTGCGGCGCATCGGTGGGCGCAACCGCTTCGAGACCTCCTTGCTCGTGGCTGGTGCCTTGGGCCAGCGTCACGACGAGGCCGTCGTCGTCGAGGGGGAGAACACCGATCCCCAGCGTGGCTGGCCGGACGCGATGGCCGTGTCGGGCTACGCGTCCGCAACCGGACGCCCGATCCTGCTGGTGAACCGGGACCGGCTCCCGGAGGAGACGGCGCGCACCATCCAACGACATGACATCCGACGGGCCGCCGTCATCGGCGGCACGGCTGCGGTCTCGGACGCCGTCGCGGCCGAGCTGGCGGGCTTGCTCGAGGTCGGCCGCATCGCGGGGGCCACGAGGTTCGAGACGTCCGCGGCCGTCCTGGCCGCCTCGATCGAGGACGGGGTGGTCCCTGACACGGTCTATGTCACGACCGGACTGGATTGGCGCAACACCTTGACGGCGGGACCCGTGGCCGGGGACACCGGCGGCGCGGTTGCCATCATCGACGGGCAGGGAGGTGCCGACACCGCCCCGCGCGTCGCGGAGCTGGTCGCCGACCGGGTCCAGCTGGTGGTGGTGGTCGGTGACCAGACGTCGATCACCCAACGCGAGGTGGACGAGTTCGAAGCGCTCCTCGGGGACGCCGGGGCCGACATCGGTCCGTAG
- a CDS encoding HD domain-containing phosphohydrolase: protein MDPGEVADRRWAQRPVLAFLVGALMVGLPILGGLVVSLYLARALPAPDGIGQSLAWWAAVIGGAVVGALVIERLVRRLAPLRMLLRGSLLFPGKPPPRLSVAARQSSKEQLLDRIDEAVASESGDADSQAMTRILTLVAQLQAHDRKTRGHAERVRMVTDLMTAERGLPEPDRDRIRWAALLHDIGKIDIDTEVLHKREKLDDDEWEALRRHPELGMQRCAPLIGWLGRHAGGIAEHHERFDGTGYPRGIAGTDIAEAARIIAVVDAFEVMTGKRPYRTPMSIPAAKQELLDNAGTQFDPSMVKTFLQLSTRSLGKAVGFTAGLGAAATLRPSPDTAGVVTSVGLLGVLALGGVVAPPEPTTVEQSSTDDPAEVVVEEPADEGPAGGGSGGDGGQGGGGGGAGSSGADSDAAAGADEAGSEDAGSGSSGSDSTSTAAADDVQPAATADDDGGAPSSDAAGDPGGAGPALGASGGGGATGAGTPGGSPGGGGGPPPAADPPPPPPPPPPVDPPPPPPPPPAPAPDPTPTPIQPTAPAVAPPATGAPDPGVTPEPVPVTDPPPSPSPSVDPPPPPPPPPPVDPPPPPPPPPPPPPPPPPPEPEPPQAADDAYVAPFSGAMGALPVLENDSDPDGDLDPTTVTVVSQPANGTATVLADGRVSVVMSALFTGQDQFTYQVCDTTGLCDQATVFLTIGRR, encoded by the coding sequence ATGGATCCAGGTGAGGTAGCGGACAGGCGTTGGGCACAGCGCCCGGTCCTGGCCTTCCTGGTGGGGGCGCTCATGGTGGGTCTTCCCATCCTCGGGGGACTCGTCGTCTCGCTCTACCTCGCGCGGGCTCTGCCGGCCCCTGACGGCATCGGTCAGTCACTGGCCTGGTGGGCGGCCGTCATCGGTGGTGCCGTCGTGGGCGCGCTGGTGATCGAGCGGCTGGTCAGGCGGCTGGCCCCACTGCGCATGCTGCTGCGCGGATCGTTGCTGTTCCCCGGGAAGCCACCACCCCGCTTGAGCGTCGCCGCCCGCCAGTCCAGCAAGGAGCAGTTGCTCGACCGCATCGACGAAGCGGTTGCGTCGGAGAGCGGGGATGCCGACAGCCAGGCGATGACGCGGATCCTCACCCTGGTCGCCCAACTGCAGGCACACGACCGGAAGACCCGAGGTCACGCCGAGCGGGTGCGGATGGTCACGGATCTGATGACGGCCGAGCGTGGACTTCCCGAGCCCGACCGCGACCGGATCCGCTGGGCTGCCTTGCTCCACGACATCGGCAAGATCGACATCGACACCGAGGTCCTGCACAAGCGCGAGAAGCTGGACGACGACGAGTGGGAGGCCCTCCGGAGACATCCGGAGCTGGGGATGCAGCGGTGCGCCCCGCTGATCGGCTGGCTCGGACGTCACGCCGGCGGCATCGCCGAACATCACGAGCGGTTCGACGGCACGGGATACCCGAGGGGCATCGCGGGGACCGACATCGCCGAGGCCGCGCGCATCATCGCCGTCGTCGACGCTTTCGAGGTGATGACCGGCAAGCGCCCCTACCGCACGCCGATGAGCATCCCAGCTGCCAAGCAGGAGCTGCTTGACAACGCGGGCACCCAGTTCGATCCCAGCATGGTCAAGACGTTCCTGCAGCTGTCGACCCGGTCGCTGGGCAAGGCCGTCGGCTTCACTGCTGGTCTGGGTGCGGCGGCCACGCTACGACCGTCACCGGACACGGCCGGTGTTGTGACCAGCGTCGGCCTTCTGGGCGTTCTGGCGCTGGGCGGAGTGGTGGCGCCGCCCGAGCCGACGACGGTCGAACAGAGCTCGACGGATGATCCTGCCGAGGTCGTGGTCGAGGAGCCGGCGGACGAGGGGCCCGCGGGCGGCGGGTCTGGCGGGGACGGTGGTCAGGGTGGCGGTGGAGGTGGTGCCGGGTCGTCTGGTGCCGATTCGGACGCTGCTGCTGGTGCCGATGAGGCCGGTTCGGAGGATGCCGGGTCCGGCAGCAGCGGATCGGACAGCACCTCGACAGCAGCCGCCGACGATGTGCAGCCGGCAGCGACAGCCGATGACGATGGGGGTGCCCCGAGCAGCGACGCGGCCGGTGACCCAGGCGGGGCCGGTCCCGCGCTGGGTGCTTCAGGTGGTGGGGGCGCGACGGGCGCCGGTACCCCTGGAGGTTCGCCGGGGGGCGGAGGCGGACCACCTCCTGCTGCCGACCCGCCGCCTCCGCCGCCTCCGCCGCCGCCCGTGGACCCGCCTCCGCCGCCTCCGCCGCCGCCTGCGCCCGCACCAGATCCGACACCAACGCCCATCCAGCCGACGGCACCGGCGGTGGCACCCCCGGCGACCGGCGCGCCTGACCCTGGGGTCACCCCAGAGCCGGTCCCCGTCACTGATCCGCCGCCGTCCCCTTCGCCGTCCGTGGACCCGCCTCCGCCGCCCCCGCCGCCTCCGCCCGTGGACCCGCCGCCCCCTCCTCCGCCGCCGCCTCCCCCTCCACCGCCCCCACCACCGCCCGAACCGGAACCACCACAAGCCGCGGACGACGCCTACGTCGCGCCCTTCTCCGGTGCAATGGGTGCGCTGCCCGTGTTGGAGAACGACAGCGACCCCGACGGCGATCTGGATCCGACGACCGTCACGGTGGTGAGCCAACCGGCGAACGGGACGGCCACGGTTCTGGCGGATGGCCGGGTGAGCGTCGTCATGAGCGCCCTGTTCACCGGTCAGGACCAGTTCACCTACCAGGTCTGCGACACGACCGGGCTGTGTGACCAGGCCACCGTGTTCCTGACCATCGGTCGCCGCTGA
- a CDS encoding alpha-hydroxy acid oxidase, translating to MSSTSSSRRRLPRWEEVSPLIGVQLPSLRRADRMAAAATIGDLRRLAGRRAPRAVFDYVDGAAESERSLARARQGFADVEFHPRVLQGVTDVDTSTEILGAPAALPLVCAPTGFTRMMHTEGEPAVAKAAGRGGVPYALSTVGTTDPETLQAAAPDTRRWFQLYVWRDRDAAGSLVQRARDTGFEAMVFTVDTPVAGQRLRDVHNGLTVPPRLTPSTLVDMALHPAWWLDLLSTEPLDFATLSNFDGTVAELVNALFDPAITYADLDWLREVWDGPLIVKGIQDVADAYECVERGADAIVVSNHGGRQLDRSPTPLHLLPSIVQAVGDDIEVYLDTGIVHGADIVAALAHGADACLIGRAYLYGLMAGGEDGVDRALAILHEEMVRTMQLLGVTSVAALDPGRVSLGSGSNG from the coding sequence GTGTCCAGCACCTCGTCATCACGCCGCCGCCTGCCCCGGTGGGAGGAGGTCTCGCCACTCATCGGCGTGCAACTCCCGTCACTCCGCCGGGCCGACCGCATGGCTGCCGCAGCAACCATCGGGGATCTGCGTCGTCTGGCGGGCCGCCGCGCACCGCGGGCCGTGTTCGACTACGTCGACGGGGCGGCCGAGTCAGAGCGCTCGTTGGCCCGGGCTCGACAGGGGTTCGCCGACGTCGAGTTCCACCCCCGCGTCCTCCAGGGCGTCACCGACGTCGACACCTCCACCGAGATCCTCGGTGCGCCTGCGGCGCTGCCGCTGGTCTGCGCGCCCACCGGGTTCACCCGGATGATGCACACCGAGGGCGAGCCTGCCGTCGCCAAGGCCGCCGGACGGGGCGGGGTCCCCTACGCACTCTCCACCGTCGGGACGACCGACCCCGAGACGCTCCAGGCGGCAGCGCCGGACACACGCCGGTGGTTCCAGCTGTACGTCTGGCGTGATCGCGACGCGGCCGGCTCCCTGGTCCAGCGGGCACGCGACACCGGATTCGAGGCGATGGTGTTCACGGTCGACACGCCGGTGGCCGGACAACGCCTTCGCGATGTCCACAACGGGCTGACGGTTCCGCCCCGACTGACGCCCTCCACGCTGGTCGACATGGCCCTGCACCCGGCGTGGTGGCTGGACCTGCTGTCGACCGAGCCGTTGGACTTCGCGACCCTCTCCAACTTCGACGGGACCGTGGCCGAACTGGTCAATGCACTGTTCGATCCGGCGATCACCTACGCCGACCTGGACTGGCTGCGGGAGGTCTGGGATGGCCCGCTGATCGTCAAGGGCATCCAGGACGTCGCGGATGCTTACGAGTGCGTCGAGCGTGGTGCCGACGCGATCGTGGTGTCCAATCACGGTGGTCGGCAGTTGGATCGATCTCCGACCCCGCTCCACCTGCTGCCCTCCATCGTCCAGGCTGTCGGCGATGACATCGAGGTCTACCTGGACACGGGCATCGTTCACGGGGCCGACATCGTCGCGGCACTCGCGCACGGGGCCGATGCCTGCCTGATCGGCCGGGCCTACCTCTACGGCCTCATGGCCGGGGGAGAGGACGGCGTCGACCGCGCCCTCGCCATCCTGCACGAGGAGATGGTCCGCACCATGCAGCTGCTCGGTGTCACGAGCGTTGCGGCGCTCGACCCCGGTCGTGTCTCCCTCGGCTCCGGGTCCAACGGGTGA
- a CDS encoding GNAT family N-acetyltransferase: protein MRGSTTSLPVRERRFYLEQFGGRTLVIGRGPGSDGDAEVVDRLVAGLVAEDVRVVLIEPGGRVAHWQPDDAGVVAAWRQLHRHGQMRVRLPAEVDHLTLAVRLAVRLQAFKVVLVDEGHDRTASDRDAARAAAADSFITLREHHRDGRLGKLAGEALDGGVATVNVCHPRDIAEELLSYAGAGTCYTRSDYTTVRRVAIDEYAGVAELIERGVEESFLKARSPDAVARLVVNGWGAYVGDHHLAGFAALLTEPYAAEGLGELSALTTISRFVGGGVGGRLVEGILRAAVVEGLQGVFACTTSESAATFFRRLGFVDVPQTELPQAKWDGYDAERRPRVRAFMHLLTMIEGGPPTGEGS from the coding sequence GTGAGGGGGTCGACCACATCCCTGCCGGTGCGGGAGCGTCGCTTCTACCTCGAGCAGTTCGGCGGCCGAACGCTGGTCATCGGTCGCGGACCGGGCAGCGACGGTGATGCCGAGGTCGTGGACCGTCTGGTCGCGGGCCTGGTTGCTGAAGACGTCCGCGTCGTCCTGATCGAGCCGGGTGGTCGGGTTGCCCACTGGCAACCTGACGACGCGGGCGTTGTTGCTGCGTGGCGTCAACTGCACCGCCACGGCCAGATGCGCGTGCGCCTGCCGGCCGAGGTCGATCACCTGACGTTGGCTGTCCGCTTGGCGGTTCGATTGCAGGCCTTCAAGGTGGTCCTGGTCGACGAAGGGCACGACCGGACGGCGTCGGACCGAGACGCGGCCCGCGCCGCGGCGGCCGACTCCTTCATCACGCTGCGGGAGCACCACCGTGATGGCCGTCTCGGGAAGCTGGCCGGTGAGGCCCTCGACGGGGGCGTGGCCACCGTCAACGTCTGCCATCCCCGGGACATCGCCGAAGAGCTGCTCTCCTACGCCGGTGCGGGGACCTGTTACACCCGGTCGGACTACACCACCGTCCGCCGGGTCGCGATCGACGAGTACGCCGGGGTCGCCGAGCTGATCGAGCGTGGGGTGGAGGAGTCATTCCTCAAGGCCCGGTCGCCCGATGCCGTCGCCAGACTGGTCGTCAACGGCTGGGGGGCCTACGTCGGTGACCATCACCTGGCCGGCTTTGCAGCACTCCTGACCGAGCCATACGCGGCCGAGGGGCTGGGAGAGCTCTCGGCCCTCACCACCATCAGCCGCTTCGTGGGCGGCGGCGTCGGGGGTCGGCTGGTGGAGGGGATCCTGCGGGCGGCCGTCGTGGAGGGACTCCAGGGGGTCTTCGCCTGCACCACCTCGGAGAGCGCGGCGACCTTCTTCCGCCGTCTGGGATTCGTCGACGTGCCACAGACCGAACTGCCGCAGGCCAAGTGGGACGGGTACGACGCTGAGCGGCGGCCCAGGGTTCGTGCATTCATGCACCTTCTGACCATGATCGAGGGTGGCCCGCCAACGGGTGAGGGGTCGTGA
- a CDS encoding DUF4031 domain-containing protein codes for MILVDGAVWRWRGKLWAHMVSDTSFEELHEFAQGLGLPRHIFQGDHYDVPSELRELAIRRGAVPVDARELVRRITAAGLRRR; via the coding sequence GTGATCCTGGTCGATGGCGCCGTGTGGCGATGGCGCGGGAAGTTGTGGGCACACATGGTCAGCGATACCTCCTTCGAGGAGCTGCACGAGTTCGCCCAGGGCCTCGGGCTGCCGCGCCACATCTTCCAGGGGGACCACTACGACGTGCCCAGCGAGCTGCGGGAGCTCGCGATCCGGCGTGGGGCGGTCCCCGTGGATGCCCGGGAACTGGTCCGCCGCATCACCGCCGCGGGCCTCCGTCGCCGCTGA
- a CDS encoding cytochrome P450: METRHAQGGGRSRREALLTDRQQRLMTKVQRPLLAGLRLLGDPIGRLGDVASLTRDPYAVYRRLAEDGAVVRSRLPMVSVATTHAAVTEVLRNHRVEPPTEDFRWDSPLDPSLLSLDPPHHTRIRRLVAQAFTPRAISQMRARAQTVADELLDAAVGQGGTVDLMRSYASPLPITMICQMLGLPVDDMDRFREWGTAVALTLEVPDPRHQPRIDQAAAELEEVFTEAFDRRRAEPGDDVLTRLVNARDGQDKLSDQELVATSILILLAGFETTVNLIGNGVLALLHHPDQRRHFVGDPNGLAAACVEEVLRYDPPVQMTSRYIVDDTVIEGVPIPGKTSVVCLLGGANRDPAVFQEPDRFVIGRPDARQHLSFSTGVHHCLGAALARLEGEVALSTLFWRFPHLRQAGRARRHKAQVLRGLETFPVDLGPEQPQVTGARAPRPARAA, translated from the coding sequence GTGGAGACCAGGCACGCACAGGGAGGCGGACGGTCGCGACGTGAAGCGCTCCTGACCGACCGGCAGCAGCGGCTGATGACCAAGGTGCAGCGACCACTGCTCGCCGGCTTGCGCCTGCTGGGCGATCCGATCGGCCGGCTGGGCGATGTCGCCAGCCTGACCCGGGACCCCTACGCGGTGTACCGCCGCCTCGCCGAGGACGGAGCGGTCGTGCGCAGCCGGTTGCCGATGGTCTCGGTGGCCACGACGCATGCTGCCGTCACCGAGGTGCTCCGGAACCATCGGGTCGAGCCACCGACGGAGGACTTCCGGTGGGACTCGCCCCTGGATCCGTCCCTCCTCTCGCTCGATCCGCCTCACCACACACGCATCCGGCGGCTGGTCGCGCAGGCCTTCACGCCGCGGGCGATCTCGCAGATGCGTGCGCGAGCGCAGACCGTGGCCGACGAGTTGCTCGACGCGGCCGTCGGCCAAGGCGGCACCGTGGACCTGATGCGCAGCTACGCCTCCCCCCTGCCGATCACCATGATCTGCCAGATGCTGGGGCTGCCGGTCGACGACATGGACCGGTTCCGCGAGTGGGGCACGGCCGTCGCGCTGACCCTCGAGGTACCCGACCCGCGTCATCAACCGCGAATCGACCAGGCCGCAGCCGAACTGGAGGAGGTCTTCACCGAGGCCTTCGACCGGCGCCGGGCCGAACCGGGCGACGACGTGCTCACCCGACTGGTCAACGCTCGCGATGGACAGGACAAGCTGAGCGATCAGGAGCTGGTCGCAACCTCCATCCTGATCCTCCTGGCCGGCTTCGAGACCACCGTCAACCTGATCGGCAACGGTGTCCTGGCGCTGCTGCACCACCCGGACCAGCGGCGCCACTTCGTGGGCGACCCCAACGGGTTGGCGGCCGCGTGTGTCGAAGAGGTGCTGCGGTACGACCCGCCGGTCCAGATGACGTCCCGGTACATCGTGGACGACACGGTGATCGAGGGTGTTCCGATACCTGGCAAGACGTCCGTCGTGTGCCTGCTGGGCGGGGCGAACCGTGACCCCGCGGTCTTCCAGGAGCCGGACCGCTTCGTCATCGGCCGGCCGGATGCCAGGCAGCACCTGTCGTTCTCCACCGGTGTCCATCACTGCCTGGGAGCAGCGCTGGCCCGACTGGAGGGCGAGGTCGCGTTGTCCACGCTGTTCTGGCGATTCCCGCATCTCCGGCAGGCCGGACGAGCGCGTCGGCACAAGGCCCAGGTCCTGCGTGGCCTGGAGACCTTCCCCGTGGACCTCGGGCCCGAGCAACCACAGGTGACGGGCGCACGGGCGCCCCGACCGGCACGTGCCGCCTGA